The Vicinamibacteria bacterium DNA segment GCTGCGCTCACGAGCGTTTCCCTTTCCAGATGTACGTCCCAGACGATGGCGAGCGTCCAAGTGTCGCCGAGAGTGGTCCTTTGAGGCCTTATTGAACGCCTCGGAGAAGTGACTGAGATGGGTGAATCCGCACTCGATTGGGGCCCGGGTAGCGGTTATCCCATACGACTTCTCTATACCATTCTCGCGCTCACACCACTGAGCCCCGCGTGCGCCGGTGTGCGAGCACGGGAACCCGTCCAGTGGGTATGGTCGGGGGCCGTTACCGAGACCACCGCCGTCGTCAAAGCCAAGGTCGATCCAGCTGCCGGTGAGCCGCGCCTTCGCCTCGACGAAAGGGAGATCCCGGCGAGTACCATCAGCGCGAACGGAGTGGCGACCTTCAACGTCCACGGGTTATCGCCCAAAACCAAATTCGACTATAGCTTACGGGTTGGCGGATCGACGTTTCTGAGCGGTCGGTTCCGCACCTTCTCCGAGGGGCCGATGTCGTTCTTGTTCGTGCTCGGTTCGTGTGCCCGAACGGGCTCGAACCACGCCATCTTCGAGGCGATGGAGTCTCTCGCCCCATTGTTTATGCTTCACATGGGGGACTTTCACTACGAGAACATCCGAGAAAATGATCCCGCCCGGTACCGTGCCGCTTTCGAAAAGGTGCTCGCTTCGGATCGTCAATCTTCCCTCTATCGCTCCACCCCCATCGCTTACGTATGGGACGATCACGACTACGGGCCGAACGACTCGGATCGTACGCATCCCGGGAGGCCCGCCGCGCTCGCGACGTACGACGAGTACGTGCCCCACTACCCACTCGAGCGCGACGACGAGCTGCCCCGTGATTTGCACCAGGCATTTACCGTGGGACGCATTCGATTCCTCATGACCGACGTCCGCTCGAATCGCGTACCGGACGGCGACCCCGACGGTCCCGACAAAACCATGCTCGGCGCGGCGCAACGCGAGTGGCTCCTCAGTGAGATCGAAAGCGCCAGAGACCGCTACGCGCTCGTCGCGTGGGTCAATGTCGTTCCGTGGATTGCGGAGCCTGGGAGCGGCCACGGATGGGGACGTTACGATTGGGAGCGGCGATACATCGCCAACCGAATTCGTGATGCGGGAATGGCGAATCGCATGATCATGCTGAGCGGCGACGGCCACATGGTCGCCATCGACGACGGCACGAACTCGAACTTCGCGACCGATGCCCCGCCGGGCGAGCGCGCGTTCCCCGTCTTCCACGCGGCACCCCTCGACCGTTATGCCCGGCACAAAGGTGGTCCGTACAGCCACGGCAGGGCGGGCCGCAGAATCGCCTTCGGCCTCGTTCCCATCCAGCAGTTTGGCCATGTCCAGGTCGAGGACGATGGCGAGGTGCTCGAGGTGACGTTCACCGGCCGAAACGAACGTGGCGCGATTCTAAAGGGCATGCGGCTTCAGATTCGCTGCGTCGATAGCGGTTGTCAGCCATCGGATTGACCGGACCGCTGGTCGCTGACTCGGTGCGAAGGTGCTCGGGAAGACGATTTCCGAAGCATGAACAGCTAGTCATGCTCCTCGGGCTCGCCGCGAAAGGAACCTGCCGGTCGTGACAATACCGCGGCGAACGAGCGCTACTCGACTCGGTCGTAAACGGTTCGAAACATCACCGGTGTCTCCGAGGCTTTGTGCTCGAGCTGAAAGACTACGGCGAGCTGCTTACCTCCATCGAGAAGGGAGTAGATTTCGCGAATCAGTCCACCCGCTTCGCCTTTCTGGACGACGCTTATGCTGTCACCGTTCCAGCTCGCGGTTGCTTCCAGGAGAACTCCCTCCTGGAGCTCTCGCGAGTGCGGCTCACCATCCAGGTAGAAGAGGCCGAAGTAGTCGTCGTTTCCCACCCACACTTTCAGCTCGCCGTTTCCATGCTCGACCTGGACCCGATCCAGAACCTCGGCGAAATCGAGAAGCATTCTCCGAAGTGTCACCCGATCCACGTCTCGGAGGAGCCCCGTACGGCTATAAACGTCGAACTGGCGGCCCCCCGCGCCCGAGGACTGCCCACTTCCGAGCGCTCGCTCGATTTTCTGGAATGGGTCCTGGCTGAGCTTCGGATTCCTCTCCCAGGTCCCGGTAAAGTCTGCCTGCTGCACTGTTGTCAGTAGCAGAATGAAAACAAGCTCTAACACCATGCGCCCATTTTCCCCAAACGAACGTTCCCGTCAAGTGCGGTCGATTCTCCTGGAAAGGTCGGACAAGAGCATCGAATCGCTGCGGCGCTCATTCCCCCGCTCGCGATCATTCGTAGCGCAGAGCCCGGATGGGGTCGATACGGCTCGCACCGAGCGCGGGCACCGCGGAGGCGACGAAGGCAACGACCAGAAGAACGACCGGAACGAAGAGGAACGTGAGGGGATCCCGGGCGCTCACACCGAACAGCGAGCTCGAGAGTAGCTGGCTAGCTCCGGCGGCCCCCGCGACCCCGATCAAAGCACCAAGAGTCGACCAGCCCATTCCCTGGCGGACGACGAGGCGAAACACGTTGCCACGATCCGCTCCGACCGACATGCGGAGCCCAATTTCCCGCGTCCTCCTCGCGACCGAATAAGCGATAACCCCGTAGAGTCCCACGGCGGCGAGCACGAGCGCGAGCGCGGCGAACAGCCCGAGCAGGATCATCGTGAAGCGCCGAGGAGCGACCGAGTCCGAGATCGCCGCTTCCATCGTCTCAACGTCGTAGACGGGAAGGGTTGGATCCATCCGAGAGAGCCCCCGCTTCACGGTCTCGACGAGAGTCAACGGATCCGTATCCGTCCGGAGCGCGATCTGTACGTCCCACATCCCGCTTCCCGTCTGGCCAAGAGGGATGTAGGTCTGCATTCGAACCTCCTCTCCGAGGCCGAACTGCTTGACGTCCCCCACCACGCCGACGATCTCTCGCCAGGGGTTGAAGGGACCCGTACTCTCGGGCCAGCCCTGCTTCAGGCGCTTTCCGATCGGGTCTTGCCCGGGCCAGAGTCGGCTCGCCAGTGTCTCGTTGATCACGATCACTTCGGGCGAATCGGCGGCGTCCGTGGCCTCGAACAGCCTTCCGCGAACCAAGGGAATCTCGAATGTCTCGAAGTAGCCGGAAGCGACGGGGGTAAACAAGGAGCTCGGGAGCTCGCTCCTCTCCGGAGTCGGGCGATCGTCCACGACGAAGATCGAGCTCCAGCTCGAGCCCATCATGGGGAGGACGAGACCGACTGTGGCCGAACGAACACCGGGAAGGCTTCGCAGCTCCTCGTCCATCTGGCGAAGGAAGGAGATGCGTGTTTCACCGTCGTAGCGCGAGTAGGGAACGCCGACGTTCATCGTCAGCAGGTGATCCGGGCGGAAGCCGGGGTCGACTCGAGTGAGCTCATAGACGCTGCGGATGAGGAGAGAGGCCCCGATGAGGAGCATCGTGGCGAGGGCGACTTCCGCGACCAGGAGTCCTCGACCCGCGGCCCCGCCGCCGGTGTCCCGGCTTCCTTCCTTGAGGGGATCACTGGGTCTCGCTCGTGACGAAAACCAGGCGGGGAACGAGCCGAAGAGAAGACCCGTGAGAACGGA contains these protein-coding regions:
- a CDS encoding alkaline phosphatase D family protein, producing the protein MGESALDWGPGSGYPIRLLYTILALTPLSPACAGVRAREPVQWVWSGAVTETTAVVKAKVDPAAGEPRLRLDEREIPASTISANGVATFNVHGLSPKTKFDYSLRVGGSTFLSGRFRTFSEGPMSFLFVLGSCARTGSNHAIFEAMESLAPLFMLHMGDFHYENIRENDPARYRAAFEKVLASDRQSSLYRSTPIAYVWDDHDYGPNDSDRTHPGRPAALATYDEYVPHYPLERDDELPRDLHQAFTVGRIRFLMTDVRSNRVPDGDPDGPDKTMLGAAQREWLLSEIESARDRYALVAWVNVVPWIAEPGSGHGWGRYDWERRYIANRIRDAGMANRMIMLSGDGHMVAIDDGTNSNFATDAPPGERAFPVFHAAPLDRYARHKGGPYSHGRAGRRIAFGLVPIQQFGHVQVEDDGEVLEVTFTGRNERGAILKGMRLQIRCVDSGCQPSD
- a CDS encoding ABC transporter permease yields the protein MTSLLYEARQTVRAMGKQPLFTAVAVVTLGLGIGANTAIFSVVDTVLLDRVPYPVEEPEDVMVLTEKSRSWDAMSVAYPNFKDWQRLNRSFESMVGFRDTRFNLVGLDEPLRLSVTRISHGYFDILGVTPALGRLFDESEDEPGAPAVLVLNHELWRDRFGEDPRVVGRVVQLDEASYTIIGVLPEDFEVSSRERAFTTLEPWAAVNESAQDRGNHQGIYVLARTRQGVSFEEARSEMETIARQLEEEYPNTNSGVGITMKRLSDHRVEDYRTTLWTLLGAVSLVLLIACANVANLLLARAVSRKRVTAIQAALGASRVRLVRQGLVDGLLLAVAGGAFGGCLAFGGLHLIKGLLPADLPRIDRIALDSQVLAYALGLSVLTGLLFGSFPAWFSSRARPSDPLKEGSRDTGGGAAGRGLLVAEVALATMLLIGASLLIRSVYELTRVDPGFRPDHLLTMNVGVPYSRYDGETRISFLRQMDEELRSLPGVRSATVGLVLPMMGSSWSSIFVVDDRPTPERSELPSSLFTPVASGYFETFEIPLVRGRLFEATDAADSPEVIVINETLASRLWPGQDPIGKRLKQGWPESTGPFNPWREIVGVVGDVKQFGLGEEVRMQTYIPLGQTGSGMWDVQIALRTDTDPLTLVETVKRGLSRMDPTLPVYDVETMEAAISDSVAPRRFTMILLGLFAALALVLAAVGLYGVIAYSVARRTREIGLRMSVGADRGNVFRLVVRQGMGWSTLGALIGVAGAAGASQLLSSSLFGVSARDPLTFLFVPVVLLVVAFVASAVPALGASRIDPIRALRYE